Proteins co-encoded in one Arthrobacter alpinus genomic window:
- a CDS encoding argininosuccinate synthase, with amino-acid sequence MTERIVLAYSGGLDTSVAIGWIGEATGAEVIAVAVDVGQGGESLEDIRQRALACGAVEAYVADARDEFANEYAMPTLKANALYQGHYPLVSAISRPVIVKHLVKAAREFGATTVAHGCTGKGNDQVRFEVGIQTLGPDLKCIAPVRDLALTRDKAIAFAEAKGLPIETTKKNPYSIDQNVWGRAVETGYLEDIWNAPTKDIYDYTATPEFPPAPDEVIISFRQGVPVAIDGVKVSPLQAIQELNRRAGAQGVGRIDVVEDRLVGIKSREIYEAPGAMALMTAHKHLEDITIEREQARFKATISQRWAELVYDGQWFSPLKRSLDAFIEDTQQHVNGDIRMTLHGGQAIVNGRRSDTSLYDFDLATYDTGDTFDQSQAKGFIELWGMSSKVASQRDQRVLGL; translated from the coding sequence GTGACTGAACGCATTGTATTGGCCTACTCCGGCGGCCTTGACACCTCGGTTGCCATCGGCTGGATCGGTGAAGCAACCGGTGCTGAAGTAATCGCTGTGGCAGTGGATGTAGGACAGGGTGGCGAGTCCCTCGAGGACATCCGCCAGCGCGCCCTGGCCTGTGGCGCCGTCGAAGCTTACGTTGCCGATGCTCGTGACGAATTCGCCAACGAATACGCCATGCCCACGCTGAAGGCCAACGCCCTCTACCAGGGTCACTACCCGTTGGTTTCGGCCATCTCCCGCCCCGTGATCGTCAAGCACCTCGTGAAGGCTGCCCGCGAATTCGGCGCCACCACTGTTGCTCACGGTTGCACGGGCAAGGGTAACGACCAGGTTCGCTTCGAAGTTGGCATCCAGACTCTGGGCCCGGACCTGAAGTGCATTGCACCGGTCCGCGACCTGGCACTGACCCGCGACAAGGCCATCGCCTTCGCTGAGGCCAAGGGCCTGCCGATCGAAACCACCAAGAAGAACCCGTACTCCATTGACCAGAACGTCTGGGGCCGCGCCGTAGAAACCGGTTACCTCGAAGACATCTGGAACGCTCCCACCAAGGACATTTACGACTACACGGCCACCCCGGAATTCCCGCCGGCACCGGATGAAGTCATCATCTCCTTCCGCCAGGGTGTCCCCGTTGCCATTGACGGCGTCAAGGTCTCCCCGCTGCAGGCAATCCAGGAACTGAACCGCCGCGCAGGCGCTCAGGGTGTTGGGCGCATCGACGTTGTTGAAGACCGCTTGGTCGGCATCAAGAGCCGCGAAATCTACGAAGCACCCGGCGCCATGGCCCTGATGACGGCCCACAAGCACCTCGAAGACATCACCATCGAGCGCGAGCAGGCCCGCTTCAAGGCCACCATCAGCCAGCGTTGGGCCGAGCTGGTCTACGACGGCCAGTGGTTCTCCCCGCTGAAGCGCTCACTGGACGCCTTCATTGAAGACACCCAGCAGCACGTCAACGGTGACATCCGCATGACCCTGCACGGTGGCCAGGCCATTGTGAACGGTCGCCGCTCAGACACCTCCTTGTACGACTTCGATCTGGCCACCTACGACACCGGTGACACCTTCGATCAGTCACAGGCCAAGGGCTTCATCGAGCTGTGGGGCATGTCCTCCAAGGTTGCTTCCCAGCGCGACCAGCGCGTTCTGGGCCTGTAA
- a CDS encoding arginine repressor: MSKHLIPAGMPATKTARQARVAALLTSRAVRSQAELATLLAADGLVVGQATLSRDLVELRAVRVRGNDGGLIYALPKEGGDRSVHTASSQELLDTRLIRLCGELLVTAEGSANIAVLRTPPGAANFLALAIDHSVMPAILGTIAGDDTVMVISRDANGGVDVAERFLQFAAESSAGA, encoded by the coding sequence ATGAGTAAGCACTTAATCCCGGCAGGAATGCCTGCCACCAAGACGGCCAGGCAGGCAAGGGTCGCGGCCCTATTGACCAGCCGTGCTGTTCGCTCCCAGGCGGAGCTGGCCACGCTGCTGGCTGCCGACGGACTGGTGGTTGGCCAGGCGACGTTGTCGCGTGACTTGGTGGAACTGCGGGCGGTACGAGTGCGCGGCAACGATGGCGGATTGATTTACGCCCTGCCAAAAGAGGGTGGGGACCGCAGCGTTCACACGGCCTCATCCCAAGAGCTGCTGGATACCCGTCTGATCCGCCTGTGCGGGGAATTGTTGGTCACGGCCGAAGGCTCGGCCAACATCGCCGTGCTCCGCACACCTCCCGGAGCGGCAAACTTCTTGGCTTTGGCCATTGACCATTCGGTCATGCCCGCCATCCTGGGCACTATTGCCGGGGATGACACTGTCATGGTCATCAGCCGGGACGCCAATGGCGGGGTGGACGTGGCTGAACGCTTCTTGCAGTTTGCTGCTGAATCCAGTGCCGGGGCGTAG
- the argF gene encoding ornithine carbamoyltransferase encodes MTRHFLVDTDLSPDEQAEVLELAVQLKKQPYSKSTFAGDGSGAQTVAVIFDKTSTRTRVSFAAGVAALGGNPLIINPGEAQIGHKESVSDTAKVLERMVSTIVWRTYTQAGLEEMAANSKVPVINALSDDYHPCQLLADLLTIKEHKGELAGLTMTYMGDSANNMANSYLLAGVTAGMHVRITGPAGYLPADAVVSAAQERAAQTGGSVLITTDVAQAVAGADVLVTDTWVSMGQEDEKAARMELFTEYALDDAALAQAAPDAIVLHCLPAYRGYEISASVIDGPQSVVWDEAENRLHAQKALMVWLVEQSAAENAVISAALADAAGTGV; translated from the coding sequence ATGACCCGCCACTTTCTGGTAGATACCGATCTGAGCCCCGACGAGCAGGCCGAGGTTCTGGAACTTGCCGTACAGCTGAAGAAGCAGCCTTACTCCAAGAGCACCTTTGCCGGTGACGGCTCTGGCGCCCAAACTGTAGCGGTCATTTTCGATAAGACCTCCACCCGAACCCGCGTCTCCTTCGCAGCTGGCGTTGCTGCCTTGGGCGGTAACCCGCTGATCATCAATCCCGGAGAAGCGCAGATCGGCCACAAAGAATCCGTGTCCGACACCGCCAAAGTCCTGGAGCGCATGGTCTCCACCATCGTGTGGCGCACGTACACCCAGGCGGGTCTGGAGGAAATGGCCGCCAATTCCAAGGTGCCAGTCATCAACGCCCTCTCCGATGACTACCACCCGTGCCAGCTGCTCGCGGATTTGCTCACCATCAAGGAACACAAGGGCGAGCTGGCCGGACTGACCATGACCTACATGGGGGACTCCGCCAATAACATGGCCAACTCCTACCTGCTGGCCGGGGTCACTGCCGGCATGCACGTGCGCATCACCGGACCTGCCGGGTATCTGCCAGCTGACGCCGTCGTGAGTGCCGCACAAGAGCGCGCCGCCCAGACCGGCGGTTCGGTGCTCATCACCACTGACGTTGCGCAGGCTGTTGCCGGCGCCGATGTCCTGGTCACCGACACCTGGGTTTCCATGGGGCAGGAAGATGAGAAGGCTGCGCGCATGGAGCTCTTCACCGAGTACGCGCTCGACGACGCCGCCCTCGCCCAGGCCGCTCCCGACGCGATTGTGCTGCACTGTCTGCCTGCTTACCGCGGCTACGAGATTTCGGCCTCAGTCATTGACGGCCCGCAGTCCGTGGTGTGGGATGAAGCCGAGAACCGCCTGCATGCCCAGAAGGCGCTCATGGTCTGGCTGGTGGAGCAGAGCGCTGCCGAGAATGCCGTTATCAGCGCCGCCTTGGCCGACGCCGCAGGAACCGGCGTTTAG
- a CDS encoding acetylornithine transaminase, whose product MALGSANAAAVTGTGTSAQWLARYSDSLMGVFGSPQRVLVRGAGALVWDADGKEYLDLLGGIAVNALGHAHPFVTSVIASQLSTLGHVSNFFTSPTQIALAEKLLELSQAPMGSKVFFANSGTEANEAAFKLARSHGGKERPTILALEGAFHGRTMGALAMTAKAAYREPFEPMPAGVRHIAFNDIAALRDAMDGSVAALIIEPIQGEAGVRPLSPEYLQAARELTREHGALLILDEVQTGIGRTGSWFAGITAGVLPDAMTLAKGLGGGFPIGAIITFGEEPSQLLSAGQHGTTFGGNPVATAAALATLHVLESADVLANVLAVSEIFAQGLAKIDGVTDVRAFGLLIGFDLAEPVAAGVVSAALEAGFIVNAPRPNTIRLAPPLNLTAAQAQSFLAALPALIATATAATSAAATSAAATSAAATNKEKSS is encoded by the coding sequence ATGGCCCTGGGCTCGGCCAATGCCGCAGCCGTGACGGGGACCGGAACCAGCGCGCAATGGCTGGCCCGCTACAGCGATTCCCTCATGGGCGTGTTCGGCAGCCCACAGCGAGTACTGGTCCGCGGCGCCGGCGCCCTGGTCTGGGACGCCGATGGCAAGGAATACCTGGATCTGCTCGGCGGCATCGCCGTGAACGCACTGGGTCACGCCCACCCGTTCGTCACCTCGGTGATCGCCAGCCAACTCTCAACATTGGGCCATGTCTCCAACTTTTTCACCAGCCCCACACAGATCGCGTTGGCCGAAAAGTTGCTCGAACTGAGCCAGGCTCCCATGGGATCCAAGGTGTTCTTCGCCAACTCCGGAACCGAGGCCAATGAAGCGGCGTTCAAGCTGGCCCGCTCCCACGGCGGCAAGGAACGCCCCACCATTTTGGCCCTCGAGGGCGCTTTCCACGGCCGGACCATGGGGGCACTGGCCATGACGGCCAAGGCTGCATACCGTGAACCGTTCGAGCCCATGCCTGCCGGCGTCCGCCACATCGCGTTCAACGACATTGCCGCCCTGCGCGACGCCATGGACGGCAGCGTCGCCGCCCTGATCATCGAACCCATTCAGGGCGAAGCCGGCGTCCGCCCGCTCTCCCCGGAGTATCTGCAGGCCGCCCGCGAACTGACACGCGAACACGGCGCCCTGCTGATCCTGGACGAAGTACAGACAGGCATTGGCCGCACAGGCAGTTGGTTCGCCGGAATTACCGCGGGCGTCCTCCCCGACGCCATGACCCTGGCCAAGGGCTTGGGTGGCGGCTTCCCCATTGGTGCCATCATCACTTTCGGCGAAGAGCCCTCACAGCTGCTCAGTGCTGGCCAGCACGGGACTACCTTTGGTGGAAATCCGGTGGCCACGGCTGCTGCGTTGGCAACATTGCACGTTCTGGAGTCTGCGGATGTGCTGGCTAACGTGCTTGCCGTCAGCGAGATCTTCGCCCAAGGCTTGGCCAAGATCGACGGCGTCACGGACGTTCGCGCTTTCGGCCTGCTGATCGGTTTTGACTTGGCCGAGCCCGTGGCTGCCGGCGTTGTCAGTGCAGCGTTGGAGGCAGGCTTCATTGTCAATGCTCCGCGCCCCAACACCATCCGCCTTGCCCCGCCGCTGAACTTGACGGCCGCACAGGCACAGTCCTTCCTGGCAGCCCTGCCCGCATTGATCGCAACGGCCACGGCCGCAACAAGCGCCGCCGCAACAAGCGCCGCCGCAACAAGCGCCGCCGCAACAAACAAGGAAAAGAGCTCCTGA
- the argB gene encoding acetylglutamate kinase encodes MTSVETAQDKASTLIEALPWIQQFAGTVVVVKYGGNAMINDELRRAFAEDIVFMHHVGIKPVVVHGGGPQINAMLKRLDIKSEFKGGLRVTTPEAMDVVRMVLTGQVGRELVGLINEHGAYAVGLSGEDGALLQAERTGTVVDGLPVDLGLVGEVVGVNPGAILDLLEAGRIPVISTVAPEVGDASTVLNVNADTAAAALAVALEASRLVILTDVEGLYANWPDKSSLLSEIGASALRAMLPELESGMIPKMGACLAAVDGGVARAAVVDGRSAHSVLLELMTFEGNGTQIFPDEDQD; translated from the coding sequence ATGACTTCGGTGGAAACCGCTCAGGACAAAGCCAGCACGCTCATTGAGGCGTTGCCGTGGATTCAGCAATTCGCCGGGACTGTGGTGGTGGTCAAGTACGGTGGCAACGCCATGATCAACGACGAGCTGCGACGAGCGTTTGCCGAAGACATCGTGTTCATGCACCATGTGGGGATCAAGCCCGTAGTGGTGCACGGCGGCGGGCCGCAAATCAACGCCATGCTCAAGCGCCTGGACATTAAGAGCGAGTTCAAGGGTGGCTTGCGCGTTACCACTCCGGAGGCCATGGATGTTGTCCGCATGGTGCTCACCGGTCAGGTGGGCCGCGAGCTGGTGGGCCTCATCAATGAACACGGGGCGTACGCCGTGGGACTTTCCGGTGAGGATGGTGCCCTGCTGCAGGCCGAGCGCACCGGGACCGTTGTGGACGGTCTGCCCGTGGATCTGGGACTTGTTGGCGAGGTAGTTGGCGTGAATCCCGGCGCCATCCTGGACCTGCTTGAAGCCGGCCGCATCCCGGTGATCTCCACTGTGGCACCCGAGGTGGGGGATGCCTCCACAGTATTGAACGTCAACGCAGACACCGCCGCAGCCGCTCTGGCTGTCGCCTTGGAGGCATCGCGCCTGGTGATCTTGACCGACGTCGAAGGTCTCTACGCGAACTGGCCGGACAAGTCCTCGCTGCTGAGCGAGATCGGCGCCAGCGCCTTGCGTGCCATGCTGCCCGAGCTGGAATCAGGCATGATCCCCAAAATGGGTGCCTGCCTGGCTGCGGTCGACGGCGGGGTAGCCCGAGCCGCCGTGGTGGATGGGCGCAGCGCTCACTCGGTGCTGTTGGAATTGATGACATTTGAAGGCAACGGAACACAAATTTTCCCGGACGAGGACCAAGACTGA
- the argJ gene encoding bifunctional glutamate N-acetyltransferase/amino-acid acetyltransferase ArgJ has translation MSVTKALGFRAAGITAGLKKSGNPDLALVINDGPDFNAAAVFTTNRVAAAPIHWSRQVLSDGRVDAVVLNSGGANACTGPEGFQNTHATAEKVAEVLGLSATDIAVCSTGLIGEQLPMDKILPGVEAAAAALTDDGGAAAATAIMTTDTVPKESLWSSPVNEEGQGYSIGGMAKGAGMLAPGLATMLVVITTDAGVGVEALDTALRDAVRVTFNRADSDGCMSTNDTVLLMASGASEVIPDMDEFTAGLTQVCATLARGLIADAEGASHDIAIVTKNADSERDAEVVSREVARSNLFKAAIFGNDPNWGRVLSAVGTTDAVFDPDKINVSINGIQICRNGCIGDSRDLVDLSPREVTVEIDLNAGSAEATIWTNDLTHAYVEENSAYSS, from the coding sequence ATGAGCGTGACCAAAGCACTCGGCTTCCGTGCCGCCGGCATCACTGCTGGACTGAAAAAATCAGGCAATCCAGACCTGGCCTTGGTGATCAATGACGGCCCCGACTTCAATGCCGCCGCAGTCTTCACCACCAACCGTGTGGCAGCGGCGCCGATCCATTGGTCACGCCAGGTCCTCAGCGACGGGCGCGTGGACGCTGTAGTCCTGAACTCCGGCGGCGCGAATGCCTGCACCGGCCCCGAAGGTTTCCAGAACACGCACGCTACGGCCGAAAAAGTGGCCGAGGTGCTGGGGCTCTCCGCCACAGACATTGCCGTCTGCTCCACAGGCCTCATTGGCGAGCAGCTGCCCATGGATAAGATCCTTCCCGGTGTTGAGGCGGCTGCCGCTGCTTTGACGGACGACGGCGGAGCTGCCGCGGCCACTGCGATCATGACCACCGACACGGTTCCCAAGGAATCGCTTTGGAGCTCACCGGTCAACGAGGAAGGCCAGGGCTACTCCATCGGCGGCATGGCCAAGGGTGCCGGCATGCTGGCTCCCGGCCTGGCCACCATGCTGGTGGTCATCACCACCGACGCCGGTGTTGGCGTCGAAGCGCTCGACACGGCCCTGCGCGACGCCGTCCGTGTCACCTTCAACCGTGCCGATTCGGACGGTTGCATGTCCACTAATGACACCGTGCTGCTCATGGCATCCGGAGCCTCCGAGGTCATCCCGGACATGGACGAATTCACCGCCGGCCTCACACAGGTCTGCGCCACGCTCGCACGAGGGCTCATTGCCGACGCCGAAGGCGCCAGCCATGACATTGCCATTGTCACGAAGAACGCAGACAGTGAACGTGACGCCGAAGTGGTCTCCCGCGAGGTAGCCCGCTCCAACCTCTTCAAGGCTGCCATCTTCGGAAACGACCCCAACTGGGGCCGTGTACTCTCCGCTGTTGGCACCACCGACGCCGTCTTTGATCCGGACAAGATCAACGTCAGCATCAACGGCATCCAGATCTGCCGCAACGGCTGCATTGGTGATTCCCGCGACCTGGTGGACCTTTCTCCCCGTGAAGTCACCGTCGAGATCGATCTCAATGCCGGTTCGGCCGAAGCCACCATCTGGACGAACGATCTGACTCACGCATACGTCGAAGAAAACAGCGCCTACTCCTCGTAA
- the argC gene encoding N-acetyl-gamma-glutamyl-phosphate reductase, which produces MTISVAVSGASGYAGGEVLRLLAGHPNVSVGAITAHSNAGERLGTLAPHLHAFADRVLVDTTVENLSGHDVVFLALPHGASAAIAAALPADTLVIDAGADHRLQDAAAWEKFYGSEHAGTWPYGLPELPGHREHLKGSKRIAVPGCYPTSSLLALMPGFAAGALLPDDVVIVAASGTSGAGKSAKVNLIGSEVMGSMSPYGVGGGHRHTPEIEQGLSNASGLDVKVSFTPTLAPMSRGILTTATAKLSAEFAAMENPAAALRDIWVDAYAEEPFVHVLPEGQWPTTKSVQGSNHAAIQIAYDAHVNRVIVCCVIDNLTKGTAGGAVQSMNIALGLPETTGLSFQGVAP; this is translated from the coding sequence ATGACAATTTCAGTAGCAGTCTCAGGCGCCAGCGGATATGCCGGGGGAGAGGTGCTGCGCCTTCTGGCCGGCCACCCCAATGTCAGCGTTGGGGCCATCACCGCCCACAGCAACGCAGGCGAGCGGTTGGGCACACTCGCCCCGCACCTGCACGCTTTTGCCGACCGGGTCCTGGTTGATACCACGGTGGAAAATCTTTCCGGGCACGACGTCGTGTTCCTGGCACTTCCGCACGGGGCTTCGGCCGCCATTGCCGCTGCGCTTCCGGCTGACACGCTGGTGATCGACGCCGGTGCCGACCACCGTCTCCAAGATGCCGCCGCGTGGGAGAAGTTCTACGGTTCCGAGCACGCCGGCACCTGGCCTTACGGCCTGCCCGAACTGCCCGGACACCGCGAACACCTCAAGGGTTCCAAGCGCATCGCTGTCCCCGGCTGCTACCCCACCAGCTCCTTGTTGGCGCTTATGCCCGGGTTCGCTGCCGGCGCACTGCTGCCCGATGATGTGGTCATTGTGGCGGCCTCAGGCACCTCTGGGGCTGGCAAGTCAGCAAAGGTTAACTTGATTGGTTCCGAGGTCATGGGCTCCATGAGTCCCTACGGTGTGGGTGGCGGGCACCGTCACACTCCCGAAATTGAACAGGGACTCTCCAATGCCTCAGGGCTGGACGTCAAGGTTTCCTTCACCCCCACCCTGGCGCCCATGAGCCGCGGCATCCTCACGACCGCCACGGCCAAGCTCTCCGCCGAATTCGCCGCGATGGAGAATCCCGCCGCGGCATTGCGTGACATTTGGGTAGACGCCTACGCTGAGGAACCCTTTGTGCATGTGTTGCCGGAAGGACAGTGGCCCACCACAAAATCGGTCCAAGGCTCCAACCATGCAGCCATCCAAATTGCCTACGACGCGCACGTCAACCGGGTGATTGTTTGCTGTGTCATTGACAATCTCACCAAGGGAACGGCCGGCGGAGCGGTACAGTCAATGAACATTGCCCTCGGCCTTCCTGAAACCACAGGCCTTTCCTTCCAAGGAGTAGCACCATGA
- a CDS encoding quinone oxidoreductase family protein, whose amino-acid sequence MTEQCTAIVATTPGGPEVLQATQVPMPVPGPGELLVKIAAVGVNFIESYQRAGIYSVPFPFTPGSEAAGTVVAVGPGVTSFDAGDRVATAEAEACYAEYAIFPAEKALPVPSSVPMDVAAALPLQGMTAHYLMNSTYHVEPGETVLLHAGAGGVGLLLTQLLKDRGARVFTTVSTDEKEELSRAAGADEVLRYEGFAEAVRELTDGEGVDVVFDGVGKDTFDGSLASLRTRGTLVLFGGASGQVPPFDLQRLNAGGSLTVVRPKLADYLLNAKERLWRSTEVFNAAGSGALTARIGARFPLAEAGAAHKALQGRVTTGKVILEP is encoded by the coding sequence ATGACCGAGCAGTGCACGGCAATTGTAGCGACCACCCCCGGCGGTCCAGAGGTACTACAGGCAACCCAGGTCCCCATGCCCGTTCCTGGCCCCGGCGAATTGCTGGTCAAGATTGCGGCCGTTGGCGTGAACTTCATTGAGAGTTACCAGCGCGCTGGCATCTACTCCGTACCGTTCCCCTTCACGCCAGGATCCGAGGCTGCTGGCACAGTGGTTGCCGTGGGCCCCGGCGTGACCTCCTTCGATGCTGGTGACCGGGTTGCCACGGCCGAAGCCGAAGCTTGCTACGCCGAATACGCCATTTTTCCGGCCGAGAAGGCTCTGCCGGTGCCCTCCAGCGTCCCGATGGATGTTGCCGCCGCACTCCCCCTGCAGGGCATGACAGCACATTACTTAATGAACTCCACTTACCACGTTGAGCCGGGCGAAACCGTGCTGCTGCACGCCGGTGCTGGCGGCGTGGGTCTGCTGCTGACCCAGCTGCTCAAGGATCGTGGAGCGCGCGTCTTCACCACGGTGTCCACGGATGAGAAGGAAGAGCTCTCCCGGGCGGCCGGCGCCGATGAGGTGTTGCGCTACGAAGGCTTCGCAGAAGCCGTGCGGGAACTCACCGATGGCGAGGGCGTGGATGTCGTGTTCGACGGCGTTGGGAAGGACACCTTCGACGGCTCCCTGGCATCGCTGCGCACCCGAGGCACACTCGTCTTGTTCGGCGGAGCGTCAGGTCAGGTGCCGCCCTTTGATCTGCAACGCCTCAACGCTGGCGGATCACTGACAGTGGTCCGACCCAAACTGGCCGATTACCTCCTCAACGCCAAGGAACGGCTGTGGCGCTCCACCGAAGTGTTTAACGCGGCCGGATCAGGTGCTTTGACGGCACGGATCGGTGCACGGTTCCCGCTCGCCGAGGCAGGTGCCGCCCACAAGGCTCTGCAGGGGCGGGTTACCACCGGCAAGGTCATCTTGGAGCCCTAG